A stretch of DNA from Lysinibacillus sp. B2A1:
AAATTATACATTTATTTAAATAAACTTAGATATGTAAGAGAAAATAAATATGTAAGAGAAAATAAATAATACATAGAAGTCGCACTCACTACGAGTTGTGGCTTTTTATTATGAGAAAAAACTATAACAAACATTTCCTTTTAATCTATGATTAGGTTGAGAGGAGGTGTGGACCATGGTTAAAAAATAGAAACTGTTTATTTAGTTTACAAATTAGTAAGTGGCTTTCCGTTTCATGAACAACTTGTAGGCTGCTATAGTAATGAAGAGAAAGCTGAAGAAGAAAAAGTAAAATACGAAACAGCACGTATTCAAGCAATCAATGTAGAGTAAAGGGAGATGTTAAAATGAATCAAGCAGAAAAGGTTGAGGAAATTTTAAAAGAACTATCGCACTTTTTTAATAGTTTGGACCATTTACCAGAAATGAATAGTATTGATGAAATAATAGGTGTTGGAAGTCATCTAGCCCTTGGTGCAGATATTGTAGTTGAGGCAATAAGAATTATAGATGAATATATGGATGCTAATAAATAATATTTCAGGTCACGTTCTATGAGCGTGGCTTTTAATGTGCTTTGAAAACTGCATCAAACAGCCAAAACAAATAATAATGGATTAGTTTACGGGCGAGTAAGTATCTCAGGAACATTAGATATCGAAAAAGGCTGGCATGCACTAATAACCGATAGGGCGGAGTTTGGTGTGGTTTTGAGAGCAAAAAGTTATTACATATATTTCATTTGTTGGGTTATTATTGGGTGGGAGGTGATGGGGTAAAATTACTAAATATAAAAAACTGTACATAATCTTTTAATTTATTGGGGGAATTTGAATGAAGAAGAATTTTGTAGTCTCATTTTTTACATTACTTTTATTTGGTTTATCATTATTCATATTTGATTCGAATGAAGTTAAAGCAGCTACTATCGGTCAACAATTACCACAACCCGAAGAAGGTTGGCAAAGGTTTGATGATACAAATCCTTTAATTAATTATAGTGGAGATAATTGGGGTGTGGAGTCAAATATTAACCATTATAATAAAACAGCACATTGGATTATTGATCAAAACAACTCAATAAATTCTAAAATAAAATTTAAATTTAAAGGTACAAAAGTTAGAATAATTACAGATAGAAACATTAACGCATCACAGGGTAGTAATCAAATTATATCTATTGACGGTAAAGAAGAAAACTATTCAATTTATGGAGCACCTCAAGGTCAAACACTAAGCTATGAAAAAAATGGACTTGAGAATAAAGTTCATATTGTAGAAATTAGTACAATTGGAAAAAAGATTTCATTAGATGCAATAGATATAGACTCAGAAGGTTATTTAATTCCTTTGGATATAGAATCTCCAATTCTTAATGGTGAGGTAAAAGGTGAAGGTCATGCCTTAACTTGGAATTCAATCGAAGGAGCAAAGGGATATAATGTAAAACGTTCCTTAAATGCTGGCGGTCCTTACGATGTAATTGCAAGTAATGTTACAACAAATTCATATTTAGACAATGATATCGAAAAAGGAAAAAAGTATTATTATGTAGTAACAACTGTAGTTAATGGAGCTGAAAGTGAAAATTCAAATGAAGTGATATTACCTATAATTGAGAATAGTAATGCTACACTGGTTTTACATTTAGTAAATAATCAAATCAAAGAATATAACTTAACAAGTAGTGAGCTAAACAATTTTCGTGATTGGTTTGCTTCAGGATCTGAGAGCTTCTATGTGTTTACGCAAAAGTCTCCAGAGCCACCTTATAATTATATAGAAGATTACATCATTAAAGATAAGATTGTATGGTTTCAAGTTAAAAAGTATTAAAGAAGAATATAGAGAGTTTAAGCATCCTTATTGGGGTGCTTTTTCTTTTGTCTAAAACAAATGTTGGAGGTGGTGTTTATGAGATATGGTTAATTGGGATGAAATTAAACAGGAGTGGGAAACCACAAAGATTACACTAGCTGATCTTGCTGAAAAGCATGATGTTAAGTTAGGCACTTTAAAGAGCCGTAAGAGCCGTGATGGTAAAGACGGTAATCCATGGAGTAGGGATGCAACTGCTAAAAAGGATGCAACCAAATCGAAGAAGGTTGCAACTATTTCTAGTAAGGATGCAACCGAAGAAAAGCAGTTAGGAGCCCCAAAAGGCAATACCTATGCTGTTGGAAATAGAGGAAATCCTAACCCTCCAAACCAATTTACAAAACGGAACTCTGCTGCTGTTACACACGGCTTCTTCTCGAAGTTTCTACCAGAAGAAACACTCGAAATCATGGAAGCGATGAATGAACTTTCTCCAGTCGATTTAATTTGGAATCAAATACAAATACAATATGCTGCAATTATTCGGGCTCAACGAATCATGCACGTTGAATCTAAAGACGAAATGATTAAAGAGCTCAAAAAACATAAGGATACCGAATGGGGAAAAGAAGTCGAATATGAATTTCAATTCGCTTGGGAACGACAGGCACAACTACTCACTGCTCAATCTAGAGCAATAGGAGAGCTGCGTTCTTCTATTCGCCAGTTTGTTGAAATGGCGGATCAGGATGATGAACGTCGATTAAGGCTTGAACAGATGCAGCTGTCAATTGATAAAACGAAAGTGGAGATTGAAAAGCTCGGCTCAGATGATCAAAACGGATCGTTTGAAATCAAAATTGTTAGCAAAAAACGCGAATAATTTTATGCAGGAAATGCCGGGAAATAAATTTGAGTAGTATGATTAAAGCCTGTTAAATCAACAATGTATAAAATCTTGCATAATCAATAAAAAGTGAAGATGTAAAAACGTTGATACAGCAATGGTTTATAAAAGTATCAACTTCCTAAAAGTGCTATTATGTTAACTAAAAATGAATGTTAAATACAACGAATGTATAAGGAGTTGAGTGAATGACGACAGCAATTGAAAAAGAAGTAAACCCACATTTCGAAGATTTCCTTTTCGACTGGCGTTGTAAAACTCAGCTCTTAGTCGGTGGATATGGATCTTCTAAATCCTATCATGTAGCACTTAAAATACTTTTAAAATTACTTGAAGAAAAACGTACAGCTCTTGTCGTTCGTGAAGTTTACGATACGCATAGAGACAGTACGTTTTCTTTGTTTACAGAAATTATTGAGGACCTTGGGCTATCAGGGAAGATAAAGACGAGCTCATCACCAATGACAGTTAAGTTTCCTAACGGTTCAAAGATTATCTTTCGAGGTATGGATAAGCCAGAAAAGTTAAAGTCCATCAATAACATTTCTCTCATCTGGTTGGAGGAATGTAGTGAGATTAAATATGCTGGCTTTAAAGAGCTGCTTGGCCGTTTAAGGCATCCAACACTGGACCTGTTTATTATTCTCTCTACCAATCCAGTTTCAAAAGGGAATTGGGTATACAAGCATTTCTTTAAGAACGAGATGGAAGAATACTTTGTCCTGGATGATGATGAGCTTTACAAACTACGAACCATCGTAGTGAATAACACTTATTATCATCACTCAACAGCTGATGATAATTTGTTTTTGCCAGCGAGCTATATCGAGCAGCTTGATGAGATGGTCTTATATGACCCAGACCTTCACAGGATTGCACGTAAGGGGCGTTTCGGTGTCAACGGTATTCTTGTTCTGCCACAATTCGAAACAAAGCCACACGATGAGGTAATGGCAGAAATAGCACTCATTAGAAAGCCAATACGTAAGAACGGCATGGACTTTGGTTTTGTTGATTCCTACAATGCCTTATTACGTATGGTAGTGGATCATGAGAAGAAGTGGTTATACATCTACTGGGAATATTACAAACGTGGTATGACAGATGATAAAACAGCCGATGAACTTGAGGAAGAAGGGCTCAAGAAAGTAATTATTAAGGCTGATAATGCTGAGCCGAAAACAATTGCTTAC
This window harbors:
- a CDS encoding PBSX family phage terminase large subunit — translated: MTTAIEKEVNPHFEDFLFDWRCKTQLLVGGYGSSKSYHVALKILLKLLEEKRTALVVREVYDTHRDSTFSLFTEIIEDLGLSGKIKTSSSPMTVKFPNGSKIIFRGMDKPEKLKSINNISLIWLEECSEIKYAGFKELLGRLRHPTLDLFIILSTNPVSKGNWVYKHFFKNEMEEYFVLDDDELYKLRTIVVNNTYYHHSTADDNLFLPASYIEQLDEMVLYDPDLHRIARKGRFGVNGILVLPQFETKPHDEVMAEIALIRKPIRKNGMDFGFVDSYNALLRMVVDHEKKWLYIYWEYYKRGMTDDKTADELEEEGLKKVIIKADNAEPKTIAYFKQRGFRMYACKKLTRIENTKKMKRFKKIICSETCVNTIRELKELTFKKDPKTDEIIEDEFNIDPHTFSAMWYGLDDYEVASVKGVNSK